One Brassica napus cultivar Da-Ae chromosome C2, Da-Ae, whole genome shotgun sequence DNA window includes the following coding sequences:
- the LOC106379989 gene encoding uncharacterized protein LOC106379989 — protein MLRNVMPWNRSNHNVAGLLIRQFATKPKPKMKPIELNTPPEQTQTITRVIFDVLKEHGPLTIAETWDRVKEVGLRGLTSKRHMKIILRWMRERQKLKLICNHVGPHKQFLYTTWFTKHNPSKFSKPPENLTGKSSGHPKLP, from the exons ATGTTGCGGAACGTGATGCCTTGGAACAGAAGCAATCACAATGTCGCTGGGTTGTTGATAAGGCAATTCGCAACGAAACCTAAACCTAAGATGAAACCCATCGAGCTGAACACACCACCAGAGCAAACCCAGACGATCACTCGAGTCATCTTTGATGTTTTGAAGGAACATGGACCTCTCACCATTGCTGAAACTTGGGATCGTGTCAAG GAAGTGGGATTAAGAGGGTTAACGAGCAAGCGTCACATGAAGATAATACTAAGGTGGATGAGAGAAAGACAGAAGCTGAAGCTAATATGTAACCATGTTGGTCCTCACAAGCAGTTTCTGTACACTACTTGGTTCACTAAACACAACCCTTCTAAATTCTCTAAGCCCCCGGAAAATCTCACCGGAAAATCTTCCGGCCACCCTAAACTTCCATGA